In Oryza brachyantha chromosome 2, ObraRS2, whole genome shotgun sequence, a single window of DNA contains:
- the LOC102714256 gene encoding F-box protein PP2-A13-like, protein MGAGSSILGADGEWGMTSLGDMPESCVAAVLLHLDPPEICQVARLNRAFRGAASADCVWADKLPVNYRYLLAFAAAADDEDGGGGHGNSKRCSPTSTKKDIYARLCRPTPFDFGNKEFWIDKNKGGICLCISSKAMVITGIDDRRYWSQLVTEESRFHHVAYLQQIWWLEVDGELDFCFPAGSYSIFFRLHLGRPYRRMGRRIWGTEHIHGWESKPTRFQFSTSDEQHATSEYHLEEQGSWILYHVGDFAVSNSDELMKLKFSMLQIDCTHTKGGLCVDSVLIYPKGYRHEKEKYSSHVLQNGRNTPAT, encoded by the exons ATGGGGGCGGGTTCGAGCATCCTCGGCGCGGACGGGGAATGGGGGATGACGTCCCTTGGAGACATGCCGGAGAGCTgcgtggcggcggtgctgcTCCACCTTGATCCACCGGAGATCTGCCAAGTCGCCCGCCTCAACCGCGCCTTCCggggcgccgcctccgcggaCTGCGTCTGGGCCGACAAGCTGCCCGTCAACTACCGGTACCTCTTGGCcttcgcggccgccgccgatgacgaagatggtggcggcggacaCGGCAACAGCAAACGCTGCTCGCCAACTTCGACCAAGAAGGACATTTACGCTCGCTTGTGTCGACCGACCCCTTTTGATTTTGGCAATAAG GAATTCTGGATCGACAAGAACAAGGGAGGTATTTGCTTGTGCATCTCCTCAAAGGCGATGGTGATAACAGGTATAGATGACCGGAGATACTGGAGCCAACTTGTCACGGAGGAATCAAG ATTCCACCATGTTGCCTATCTTCAGCAAATTTGGTGGCTTGAGGTAGATGGAGAGCTTGATTTTTGCTTCCCTGCTGGTTCATACAGCATTTTTTTCCGGCTTCACCTTGGTCGACCATACAGGCGCATGGGTCGACGTATTTGGGGAACTGAGCACATCCATGGGTGGGAATCCAAACCCACACGGTTTCAGTTCTCAACTTCAGATGAACAACATGCTACATCAGAATATCATCTAGAAGAACAAGGAAGCTGGATCCTTTACCATGTTGGTGATTTTGCCGTATCGAACTCTGATGAGCTTATGAAGCTCAAGTTCTCAATGTTGCAGATTGATTGTACCCATACAAAAGGTGGCTTGTGCGTCGATTCAGTTTTGATATATCCAAAAGGGTATCGGCATGAGAAGGAAAAATATAGTTCGCATGTGCTGCAGAATGGTCGCAATACTCCAGCAACATGA
- the LOC102716480 gene encoding probable methyltransferase PMT15 has protein sequence MGVRPAATKLHIPPAAARRHSFLPIATVALLCSASYFLGAWHHGGFSSAPSGSPSSVSVATAVACTTTTAAAAAASSTTKRPRKRTAGPSLDFSAHHAAAAADGAVPSSSGVAAARRRYQACPAKYSEYTPCEDVKRSLRYPRDRLVYRERHCPTERERLRCLVPAPAGYHNPFPWPASRDVAWFANVPHKELTVEKAVQNWIRVDGDKFRFPGGGTMFPHGADAYIDDIGKLIPLHDGSIRTALDTGCGVASWGAYLLSRDIVAMSFAPRDSHEAQVQFALERGVPAMIGVLASNRLTYPARAFDMAHCSRCLIPWHLYDGLYLIEVDRVLRPGGYWILSGPPINWRKYWKGWERTKEDLNAEQEAIEAVARSLCWKKIKEAGDIAVWQKPANHANCKASRKSPPFCSNRNPDAAWYDKMEACVTPLPEVSGAGEVAGGALKKWPQRLTAVPPRISRGTVKGVTAKAFAQDTELWRKRVRHYKGVINQFEQKGRYRNVLDMNAGLGGFAAALADDPVWVMNMVPTVGNSTTLGVVYERGLIGSYQDWCEGMSTYPRTYDLIHSDSVFTLYKNRCEMDAILLEMDRILRPEGTVIIRDDVDMLVKVKNAADGMRWDSQIIDHEDGPLVREKILLVVKTYWTAKEQGQ, from the exons ATGGGGGTCCGCCCGGCGGCCACGAAGCTGCACAtcccccccgccgccgcgcggcgccaCTCCTTCCTTCCCATCGCCACCGTCGCGCTCCTCTGCTCCGCGTCCTACTTCCTCGGCGCCTGGCACCACGGTGGCTTCTCCTCCGCCCCCTCTGGCTCCCCAtcctccgtctccgtcgccacaGCTGTCgcctgcaccaccaccaccgccgccgccgctgccgccagcTCCACCACGAAGCGGCCGCGGAAGCGGACGGCGGGGCCGTCGCTCGACTTCTCCGCGCAccacgcggccgcggccgcggacgGCGCCGTGCCCAGCTCGTCCGGGGtcgccgcggcgaggcggaggtacCAGGCGTGCCCGGCCAAGTACTCGGAGTACACCCCGTGCGAGGACGTGAAGCGGTCGCTGCGGTACCCTCGGGATCGGTTGGTGTACCGGGAGCGGCACTGCCCCACGGAGCGGGAGCGCCTGCGCTGCCtcgtgccggcgccggccgggtACCACAACCCGTTCCCGTGGCCGGCCAGCCGCGACGTTGCGTGGTTCGCCAATGTGCCGCACAAGGAGCTCACCGTCGAGAAGGCGGTGCAGAACTGGATCCGCGTCGACGGCGACAAGTTCCGGTTCCCCGGCGGCGGGACCATGTTCCcccacggcgccgacgccTATATCGACGACATTGGCAAGCTTATCCCGCTCCACGACGGCTCCATCCGCACCGCGCTCGACACCGGCTGCGGG GTGGCGAGCTGGGGCGCGTATCTGCTCTCCCGAGACATCGTAGCCATGTCCTTCGCGCCGCGAGACTCCCACGAGGCGCAGGTGCAGTTCGCTTTGGAGCGCGGCGTGCCGGCGATGATCGGCGTGCTCGCCTCCAACCGCCTCACCTACCCGGCCCGCGCCTTCGACATGGCGCACTGTTCCCGTTGCCTCATCCCCTGGCATCTCTACG ATGGGTTGTATCTGATCGAGGTCGACCGTGTTCTACGGCCGGGAGGGTACTGGATCCTGTCGGGGCCGCCGATCAACTGGAGGAAGTACTGGAAAGGGTGGGAGAGGACCAAGGAGGACCTGAACGCTGAGCAGGAGGCGATCGAGGCTGTCGCCAGGAGCCTCTGCTGGAAAAAGATCAAGGAGGCCGGCGACATCGCCGTCTGGCAGAAGCCCGCGAACCACGCCAACTGCAAGGCCTCCCGCAAGTCCCCGCCTTTCTGCTCCAACAGAAACCCCGACGCGGCATG GTATGACAAGATGGAGGCTTGCGTGACGCCGCTCCCTGAGGTCTCTGGCGCCGGTGAGGTCGCCGGTGGCGCGCTGAAGAAATGGCCGCAGCGGCTGACCGCCGTACCGCCCAGGATATCGAGAGGTACGGTCAAGGGTGTGACGGCGAAGGCGTTCGCGCAGGACACTGAGCTGTGGAGGAAGCGGGTCCGGCACTACAAGGGGGTGATCAACCAGTTCGAGCAGAAAGGGCGGTACCGCAACGTGCTCGACATGAACGCCGGCCTCGGCGGTTTCGCGGCGGCACTGGCCGACGACCCGGTGTGGGTCATGAACATGGTCCCGACCGTTGGCAACTCCACCACGCTCGGGGTGGTGTACGAGCGTGGGCTCATCGGAAGCTACCAGGACTG GTGTGAGGGCATGTCCACTTACCCACGGACGTATGACCTCATCCACTCGGACTCGGTCTTCACCCTGTACAAGAACAG GTGTGAGATGGATGCCATCCTGCTGGAGATGGACAGGATCCTGAGGCCCGAGGGCACGGTGATCATCAGAGACGACGTGGACATGCTGGTGAAGGTGAAGAACGCCGCCGACGGGATGAGATGGGACAGCCAGATCATCGACCACGAAGATGGCCCGCTGGTCCGGGAAAAGATCCTCCTGGTCGTCAAGACGTACTGGACCGCCAAGGAGCAAGGCCAATAG
- the LOC102710374 gene encoding cytochrome P450 87A3-like has product MDALICVAVWAVTMAMVVASVVWAYRWSHPRANGRLPPGSLGLPLLGETLQFFAPNPTCDISPFVKERINRYGSIFKTSVVGRPVVVTADPELNYYVFQQEGKLFESWYPDTFTEIFGRDNVGSLHGFMYKYLKSLVLRLYGQENLRAVLLDETDRAFRVSLASWAARPSVELKDSISAMIFDLTAKKLISYEPSKSSENLRKNFVAFIRGLISFPVGIPGTAYHECMKGRRNAMKVLKKMMRERMAEPARQCEDFFDVLIEELRREKPVLTEAIALDLMFVLLFASFETTSLALTLGVRLLAENPMVLDALTEEHEAIVRARKECDAALTWAEYKSMTFTSQVTLEIVRLANIVPGIFRKALQDIEFKGYTIPAGWGVMVCPPAVHLNPEIYEDPLAFNPWRWQGKVEITGGTKHFMAFGGGLRFCVGTDLSKVLMATFIHHLVTKYRWKIVKGGNIVRTPGLSFPDGFHVQFFPKN; this is encoded by the exons ATGGACGCACTGATCTGTGTAGCTGTGTGGGCTGTGACCATGGCCATGGTCGTGGCTTCCGTCGTGTGGGCGTACAGGTGGAGCCACCCAAGAGCAAACGGCCGGCTGCCTCCGGGCTCCCTCGGCCTCCCTCTTCTCGGCGAGACCTTGCAGTTCTTCGCGCCCAACCCTACCTGCGACATCTCCCCCTTTGTGAAGGAGAGGATTAACAG GTACGGCAGTATCTTCAAGACCAGCGTCGTCGGGCGGCCGGTGGTGGTGACGGCGGACCCGGAGCTGAACTACTACGTGTTCCAGCAGGAGGGGAAGCTGTTCGAGAGCTGGTACCCGGACACCTTCACCGAGATCTTCGGCCGTGACAACGTCGGCTCGCTCCACGGCTTCATGTACAAGTACCTCAAGAGCCTCGTGCTCCGGCTGTACGGCCAGGAGAACCTCCGCGCCGTGCTCCTCGACGAGACCGACCGCGCCTTCCGCGTCAGCCTCGCCTCCTGGGCTGCACGACCCAGCGTCGAGCTGAAAGACAGCATCTCCGCC ATGATATTTGATCTCACGGCGAAGAAGCTGATCAGCTACGAGCCGTCGAAGTCGTCCGAGAATCTGAGGAAGAACTTCGTCGCCTTCATCCGCGGCCTCATCTCGTTCCCCGTGGGCATCCCCGGCACTGCGTATCACGAGTGCATGAAG GGGAGGAGGAACGCGATGAAGGTgctgaagaagatgatgagggAGAGGATGGCCGAGCCGGCGAGGCAGTGCGAGGACTTCTTCGACGTCCTGATCGAGGAGCTGAGGCGGGAGAAGCCCGTGCTGACGGAGGCCATCGCGCTCGACCTCATGTTCGTCCTCCTCTTCGCCAGCTTCGAGACCACGTCCCTGGCCCTCACGCTCGGcgtccgcctcctcgccgagaACCCCATGGTGCTCGACGCGTTGACG GAGGAGCATGAGGCGATTGTTAGGGCCAGGAAGGAGTGCGATGCAGCCCTCACGTGGGCAGAGTACAAGTCGATGACCTTCACCTCTCAG GTCACGCTGGAGATAGTAAGGTTGGCAAACATCGTGCCGGGGATTTTTCGGAAGGCCTTGCAGGACATTGAATTCAAAG GCTATACTATTCCAGCAGGATGGGGAGTCATGGTGTGCCCTCCAGCAGTGCACTTAAATCCCGAAATATATGAAGATCCGTTAGCATTTAACCCCTGGAGGTGGCAG GGCAAGGTTGAGATCACCGGTGGTACGAAGCATTTCATGGCCTTTGGAGGCGGCCTCCGTTTCTGCGTTGGAACTGATCTCAGCAAGGTCTTGATGGCAACTTTCATCCACCACCTGGTGACAAAATACAG ATGGAAGATAGTAAAAGGAGGTAACATAGTCCGTACCCCGGGCCTCAGCTTCCCTGATGGCTTCCATGTTCAGTTCTTCCCAAAGAACTGA